Proteins encoded within one genomic window of Macaca fascicularis isolate 582-1 chromosome 16, T2T-MFA8v1.1:
- the OR1R1 gene encoding olfactory receptor OR1R1: MAPTNLTSAPVFLLLGLVDGTDAHPLLFLLFLGIYLLNALSNLSMVVLVRCDGALRSPMYYFLGHLSLVDVCFTTVTVPRVLAGLLHPGQAISFQACFAQMYFFVALGITESYLLAAMSYDRATAVCRPLRYGALMTPWRCAALVRASWAVSHLHSLLHTLLLSALSYPRAAPVRHFFCDMAVMLSVATSDTSAAETAIFSEGLAVVLAPLLLVFLSYARILVAVLRLRSAGGRRRVFSTCGAHLVAVALFFGSVLSVYFRPSSAYSARYDRLAGVVYAVITPTLNPFIYSLRNKEVKSALKRVLRWRAAPQEA; encoded by the coding sequence ATGGCTCCGACCAACCTCACATCTGCCCCCGTGTTCCTCCTCCTCGGCCTGGTGGACGGAACAGACGCCCACCCGCTGCTGTTCCTGCTGTTTCTTGGCATCTATCTGCTCAACGCCCTGAGCaacctgagcatggtggtgctGGTGAGGTGCGACGGGGCCCTCCGCTCCCCCATGTATTACTTCTTGGGTCACCTGAGCCTCGTGGACGTCTGCTTTACCACCGTCACGGTCCCCAGGGTGCTGGCCGGCCTGCTTCACCCGGGCCAGGCCATATCCTTCCAGGCGTGCTTCGCCCAGATGTACTTCTTCGTGGCTCTGGGCATCACCGAGAGCTACCTCCTGGCGGCCATGTCCTACGACCGCGCGACGGCGGTGTGCCGGCCCCTGCGCTACGGCGCGTTGATGACGCCATGGCGCTGCGCCGCGCTGGTGCGTGCGTCGTGGGCGGTCTCGCACCTGCACTCGCTGCTGCACACGCTGCTACTCTCCGCACTTTCCTACCCGCGCGCCGCCCCCGTGCGACACTTCTTTTGCGACATGGCGGTAATGCTGAGCGTGGCGACCTCGGACACGTCCGCCGCGGAGACCGCCATCTTTTCCGAGGGCCTGGCCGTGGTGTTGGCCCCGCTGCTCCTCGTGTTCCTCTCCTACGCGCGTATCCTGGTCGCGGTGCTCCGCTTGCGCTCGGCCGGCGGCCGGCGCCGCGTCTTCTCCACCTGCGGGGCCCACCTGGTGGCGGTGGCGCTTTTCTTCGGCTCTGTCCTCTCCGTGTATTTCCGGCCGTCGTCGGCCTACTCGGCCCGCTACGACCGCCTGGCTGGTGTAGTCTACGCGGTCATCACGCCGACCTTGAACCCTTTCATCTACAGCCTTCGCAACAAGGAGGTCAAGAGCGCTCTGAAAAGGGTGCTCAGATGGAGGGCTGCACCCCAAGAGGCGTGA